A genome region from Bacillaceae bacterium IKA-2 includes the following:
- a CDS encoding electron transfer flavoprotein subunit alpha/FixB family protein — MSAEEIEDQMPDWSAFRGVLIFIEQRGGIAKKVSWQLLGEGRKLADKLEVPLMAVVMGDDVRHLAQEAIAYGAEQSYLCEAPELKQYRTRPYSRVILKIIEEVKPEIVLFGATATGRDLAGAVATHLPTGLTADTTELDVEPHPSRLLLASRPAFSEKMMATILCKKYRPQMATARAGVFEAIPKDETRAGEIIHIENEMNESEIAARVVDFFEESHSINLEEAEIIVAGGRGLGGAEPFALLKDLADVLGGVVGASRAAVDAGWIKHEHQVGQTGFTVRPKLYIAVGISGAVQHTVGMSGSEIVVAINKDESAPIFQFAQYGIVGDLMKIIPAITEEIRKRKEFLGIQIPNTESTEAIESA, encoded by the coding sequence ATGTCTGCTGAAGAAATAGAAGATCAGATGCCAGATTGGTCAGCATTTCGTGGGGTTCTCATTTTTATAGAACAACGAGGTGGAATAGCTAAAAAGGTATCCTGGCAATTGCTTGGGGAAGGCAGGAAATTGGCTGACAAGCTTGAGGTTCCATTAATGGCGGTGGTCATGGGCGATGATGTTCGACATCTTGCCCAAGAAGCTATTGCCTATGGAGCAGAGCAGTCTTATCTATGCGAGGCTCCTGAATTAAAACAGTACCGAACAAGACCATACAGCCGAGTAATACTAAAGATTATCGAAGAAGTTAAACCTGAAATTGTCTTGTTTGGTGCAACGGCTACAGGAAGAGATTTAGCAGGTGCGGTTGCTACTCATTTACCGACGGGTTTAACTGCCGATACAACAGAATTAGATGTTGAACCACACCCATCACGCTTGCTATTAGCAAGTAGACCGGCATTTTCAGAAAAAATGATGGCGACGATATTGTGCAAGAAATATCGACCGCAAATGGCAACGGCTCGCGCTGGTGTGTTTGAAGCTATTCCTAAAGATGAAACTCGAGCAGGTGAGATCATTCACATTGAAAACGAAATGAATGAAAGCGAAATTGCAGCAAGGGTTGTTGATTTTTTTGAAGAAAGTCATAGCATTAATTTAGAAGAAGCAGAAATTATTGTTGCTGGAGGACGAGGATTAGGCGGAGCTGAACCTTTTGCATTATTGAAAGATCTCGCTGATGTTCTCGGCGGTGTTGTCGGAGCTTCTAGAGCTGCGGTTGATGCAGGATGGATTAAACACGAACACCAAGTAGGGCAAACAGGTTTTACTGTAAGACCAAAGCTTTATATAGCCGTCGGGATATCCGGTGCAGTGCAACATACAGTAGGCATGTCAGGCTCTGAAATTGTTGTAGCTATCAATAAAGATGAAAGCGCTCCAATTTTTCAATTTGCACAATATGGTATTGTAGGCGATCTGATGAAAATCATACCAGCAATTACTGAAGAAATACGGAAACGAAAAGAGTTCTTAGGAATTCAGATCCCTAACACCGAGTCAACTGAAGCTATTGAGTCGGCTTGA